Proteins from a single region of Abyssalbus ytuae:
- a CDS encoding ATP-binding protein — MDITFNTAHGKFGLDIPNYNITLIELCKFNNLPFQSICFYKKNNKNELEIIKDVYTHTINDLKDNNIVEIILQPNRNINFSKILNKDILIQNINENFSSEYTFQSSNFQEIVNVEFNPDECFRYIYKCTNDFFNSIDIDDRKIVIGISGGGDSNTLLKALINCDKIDKNQIIAVMCTGLNVWDSAKERAKYICNEAGVELKFVESREICDIIGKRRSENWDEAFFEVFEDSDIDALGTLIVRKVLQHYVEKHNAQAMVTGLNLEDLLAESFFQITKKKLPLPFPIRTIDNIPLWFPLFEVPKKILDGCYPKFSLENYEQRNADKLINRAVPYYFSQMTSSILPGYEFDLLNGFKELSKLNTSPFHYDEKLGFEVTEPVSEELIGKWKYFTIC, encoded by the coding sequence ATGGATATCACTTTTAATACTGCACATGGTAAATTTGGTTTAGATATACCCAATTACAATATAACATTGATTGAATTATGTAAATTCAACAATCTTCCATTTCAATCTATATGTTTCTATAAAAAAAACAACAAAAATGAGCTAGAAATAATTAAAGATGTATATACCCATACTATTAATGATTTAAAAGACAATAACATTGTAGAAATAATTTTACAACCAAATAGAAATATAAATTTTTCCAAGATTTTAAATAAAGATATTTTAATTCAAAATATAAATGAAAATTTTAGTTCTGAATATACCTTCCAATCTTCTAATTTTCAAGAAATCGTTAATGTTGAATTTAATCCTGATGAATGTTTCAGATATATTTATAAATGTACAAATGATTTTTTTAACTCTATTGATATTGATGATAGAAAAATAGTTATTGGCATTAGTGGAGGAGGAGATTCAAATACTTTATTAAAGGCATTAATAAACTGTGATAAAATAGATAAAAATCAGATAATAGCAGTAATGTGCACAGGACTAAATGTATGGGATTCTGCAAAAGAAAGAGCTAAATATATTTGTAATGAAGCTGGAGTAGAATTAAAGTTTGTTGAAAGTAGGGAAATATGCGACATTATAGGAAAACGAAGATCTGAAAATTGGGATGAGGCTTTTTTTGAAGTTTTTGAAGATAGTGACATTGATGCATTAGGCACATTAATTGTCCGGAAAGTACTTCAACATTATGTTGAAAAACATAATGCGCAAGCTATGGTTACTGGATTAAATTTAGAAGATTTATTAGCTGAATCCTTTTTTCAGATAACGAAGAAAAAGTTACCTTTACCTTTTCCTATAAGAACAATTGATAACATTCCATTATGGTTTCCCTTGTTTGAAGTTCCAAAAAAAATTCTTGATGGATGCTATCCTAAATTTTCATTAGAAAATTATGAACAGCGAAACGCTGACAAATTAATTAATCGGGCAGTACCCTATTATTTTTCACAAATGACATCCTCTATTTTACCGGGCTACGAATTTGATTTACTTAATGGTTTCAAAGAACTTTCAAAATTAAATACTTCCCCATTCCACTATGATGAAAAACTGGGCTTTGAAGTTACCGAACCTGTTTCAGAAGAATTAATAGGAAAATGGAAATACTTCACAATATGTTAA
- the creD gene encoding cell envelope integrity protein CreD → METQKNNRFGHWIKNSITARMFMIGFLTLILLIPLFYVESLIKERSHRKADVINEINEKWGNEVVLYGPILKIPYRHYKETVKVDQKTGLATKEQQVEIREAYFFPENLTIKADVKAEAKKRSIYTSTVFHSKMDFKGEFTLPDFTSEGIKNEDIIWEKATVVINSSNLKGIRNQVKIKLNDKAYSFVPKYNKSTTGYNTIETAYYDYNKYPNYGKAIKFQYLESGFLDESSIPKEVPVKFEFNFNVNGSEQISFIPIGKETRVSMTSNWHSPSFFGNFLRLNNEKESITKDGFTADWEILQINRQFEQEFFGSLPNLLEFAFGVKLIVPVDEYQKSERTTKYGFMVISLTFLIFFLIQTLSKINIHPFQYLMIGLALTMFYTLLISLTEHSSYLTAYLISGGAVVILISLYSKSILKNYKFPLFIGLSLTALYGFIFVIIQLENYALLVGSIGLFIILSTVMFFSRKIDWNNG, encoded by the coding sequence ATGGAAACACAAAAAAACAACCGATTTGGCCATTGGATTAAAAATTCAATAACCGCAAGAATGTTTATGATAGGTTTTTTAACCCTCATTCTGCTTATTCCATTATTTTATGTGGAAAGTTTAATTAAAGAACGATCTCACCGAAAAGCAGATGTAATAAACGAAATAAACGAAAAATGGGGTAATGAAGTGGTATTGTATGGGCCTATACTTAAAATACCTTACAGGCATTATAAGGAAACCGTAAAAGTGGACCAGAAAACCGGCCTCGCTACCAAAGAGCAACAAGTAGAAATACGTGAAGCTTACTTTTTTCCTGAAAACCTGACCATAAAAGCTGATGTTAAGGCCGAAGCTAAAAAAAGGAGTATTTACACTTCTACCGTTTTTCATTCTAAAATGGACTTTAAAGGAGAATTCACCCTCCCCGATTTTACCTCTGAAGGAATTAAAAATGAAGACATTATATGGGAAAAAGCTACTGTGGTAATTAACTCATCAAACTTAAAAGGGATCAGAAACCAGGTGAAAATTAAGCTTAATGATAAAGCCTATTCATTTGTGCCAAAATATAACAAATCAACTACCGGCTATAATACTATTGAAACTGCTTACTACGACTATAACAAATATCCCAACTATGGGAAAGCCATTAAGTTTCAATATCTGGAAAGTGGTTTTTTAGATGAATCTTCCATCCCAAAGGAAGTACCGGTAAAATTTGAATTTAATTTTAATGTAAATGGCAGTGAGCAAATAAGCTTTATCCCCATTGGGAAAGAAACCAGGGTTTCTATGACATCCAACTGGCATTCTCCAAGCTTTTTCGGTAACTTTTTACGATTAAATAATGAAAAAGAAAGTATAACTAAAGATGGCTTTACTGCCGATTGGGAAATTTTGCAGATTAACCGACAGTTTGAACAGGAATTTTTTGGCTCCTTGCCCAACCTGTTAGAATTTGCATTTGGTGTAAAACTCATAGTACCTGTAGATGAATATCAGAAAAGTGAGAGAACCACCAAATATGGTTTTATGGTCATATCACTAACTTTCCTCATATTTTTCCTCATTCAAACACTCAGTAAAATAAATATTCACCCGTTTCAGTATTTAATGATCGGTCTGGCACTTACTATGTTTTATACCTTACTAATTTCTCTGACCGAGCATAGCAGCTACCTTACAGCATACCTCATTTCAGGAGGTGCCGTTGTTATTCTTATAAGTTTGTACTCAAAATCAATTTTAAAAAACTATAAATTTCCGCTCTTTATCGGTCTATCCTTAACAGCACTTTACGGCTTTATTTTTGTTATTATTCAACTGGAAAATTATGCTCTCCTAGTGGGAAGTATTGGCTTGTTCATTATTCTTTCCACGGTAATGTTTTTCTCCAGAAAAATTGACTGGAATAACGGTTAA
- a CDS encoding GNAT family N-acetyltransferase: MKCKITFRKANINDFNKTLIIKSNSLKPYIENIWGWNENEQFNLHAKNFHPENIQIIKYLNNCVGYFEILELENEIFIKNILIEKKHQNLGIGTYVINSIIKENKKKVIKLKVLKINTKAQKLYFKSGFKIINKSKYHIEMELIKSG, from the coding sequence ATGAAATGTAAAATAACATTTAGAAAAGCAAATATCAATGATTTCAATAAGACATTAATAATTAAATCAAACTCTCTAAAACCATATATTGAAAATATTTGGGGTTGGAATGAAAATGAACAATTCAATCTTCATGCAAAAAATTTTCATCCTGAAAACATTCAAATTATCAAATACTTAAATAATTGTGTCGGATATTTTGAAATATTGGAATTAGAAAATGAAATTTTTATAAAAAATATTCTTATAGAAAAAAAACATCAAAATTTAGGTATTGGCACCTACGTCATTAATTCTATTATAAAAGAAAATAAGAAAAAAGTAATTAAATTAAAAGTATTAAAAATAAACACTAAAGCTCAAAAACTTTACTTTAAATCTGGTTTTAAAATAATCAATAAAAGCAAATATCATATAGAAATGGAATTAATAAAAAGTGGTTAA
- a CDS encoding winged helix-turn-helix domain-containing protein, which translates to MGIINNINKAFDHRIRLGIMAVLMVNEYAEFNTLKEMLSVTDGNLASHLKALEKEEYINIQKQFIGRKPNTRYSVTTLGRKEFKKHIDALEKLISNK; encoded by the coding sequence TTGGGGATAATAAACAATATAAATAAAGCATTTGACCATAGAATCCGTCTGGGTATTATGGCTGTTTTAATGGTAAATGAATACGCAGAATTTAATACACTAAAAGAAATGCTTTCAGTTACCGATGGTAATCTGGCAAGTCATTTAAAAGCTTTGGAAAAAGAAGAATATATAAACATACAAAAACAATTTATCGGCCGGAAACCCAATACACGATATTCAGTCACTACACTTGGCCGTAAAGAATTTAAAAAACATATTGATGCACTGGAAAAATTAATAAGTAATAAATAA
- a CDS encoding DUF1801 domain-containing protein, translated as MNPVENYFFNQKEPCQSIMLYIRSVILKTLPGVEEKYSYKIPFYHHNKKPLCYLNILKGTDYVDVAFVQGILLEGKFPELKDDNKRKQVRSLQVKNLEHFDETMFSRLLQEAANLLDKNKKAWNI; from the coding sequence ATGAACCCGGTTGAAAACTATTTTTTTAATCAAAAGGAACCTTGTCAATCCATTATGCTTTATATAAGAAGTGTAATTTTAAAGACGTTGCCCGGGGTGGAAGAGAAATACAGCTACAAGATCCCTTTTTATCATCATAATAAAAAGCCACTGTGTTATTTAAACATACTTAAAGGTACAGATTATGTAGATGTAGCCTTCGTGCAGGGAATATTGCTGGAGGGAAAATTTCCGGAGTTAAAAGATGATAACAAACGAAAACAGGTTCGTTCTCTTCAGGTAAAAAACCTTGAACATTTTGATGAAACTATGTTTTCCAGACTTTTACAGGAAGCTGCAAATCTTCTGGATAAAAACAAAAAGGCATGGAATATTTAA
- a CDS encoding DUF1361 domain-containing protein gives MKNIHLYLILSIIFSLLLLFFRIFLTHSVFYSFLVWNLILAAIPLFVTIIIDKSNLVKHNKVLFFAGFIFWILFLPNSPYILTDFVHFKLSSPMPVWFDILLLISFSFNGLILGIISMIKMQKILSPYLSVKKLLILMLAVSILCGFGIYLGRFLRYNSWDMLTSPELIITEVYHRIMYPFKHLKTWGVTFGFGGLVWLTFNVTNEITKLNLNQKPYKNQDAF, from the coding sequence ATGAAAAATATTCATCTTTATCTTATACTGAGTATAATTTTTAGCCTGCTATTATTATTTTTCAGGATATTTTTAACCCATTCTGTATTTTATTCATTTTTGGTATGGAATCTTATTTTGGCAGCAATACCATTATTTGTTACAATAATTATCGATAAATCTAATTTAGTGAAGCATAACAAAGTTTTGTTTTTTGCAGGTTTCATCTTTTGGATTTTATTTTTACCCAATTCACCTTATATTTTAACCGATTTTGTTCATTTCAAATTGTCATCGCCCATGCCTGTCTGGTTTGATATATTACTGCTCATTTCATTTTCATTTAACGGGTTAATACTGGGAATAATTTCTATGATAAAAATGCAAAAAATTCTCTCACCTTATCTATCGGTAAAAAAACTTTTAATTCTTATGCTGGCCGTTTCAATTTTATGTGGCTTCGGAATATATTTAGGCAGGTTTTTGAGGTATAATTCATGGGATATGCTTACCAGCCCTGAATTAATTATAACAGAGGTTTATCATAGAATTATGTATCCGTTTAAACATTTAAAAACATGGGGAGTAACTTTTGGATTTGGCGGATTGGTATGGTTAACTTTTAACGTTACGAATGAAATAACAAAACTAAATCTTAATCAAAAACCTTATAAAAATCAGGATGCATTTTAA